The Thunnus thynnus chromosome 1, fThuThy2.1, whole genome shotgun sequence nucleotide sequence atagatacacacatatagaatACAACCAATGGACAACAACATACCGTGTTCATATACAGGTAGagctgtaaacaggatacaagcAGTGTAAGTAGTGTATatgtctggtgatattctatatttgtcttcttttcaatgaatcccatgaaaagaccaaaaccaaccatGATGAGTGACAATACTAACAAGCattatgtgtgtatctaaagcttGATGTATTACACactctgcagtttattttgtCTCAATCCAACAGCACAGCaaaccgtcctgctgccagaaatactcaccagagcaccaaatgtggattcatctgCCACTGAAAATAATCCCCAACAAACCCTCCTGTTGTAACGTTTGATAAAGACGACAGTGTCCATGTAGTAGGGATGGGGTAGGGAAGTcaaaagtattgagagacagactaacacattgttggtttctgtctttttatgagatttgttgacagtaagaaaaatctaaaatatctCCGGCCATATCCTTTAATTACCTTGTGTACAAAGATAATGCTTTGACCAAAGGTTGGAGCTGGAGGAGAGTTCAATGATCCAAATGGACGTAGTTCCTTTGATGGAAGTGTTTTATATGTCTAATTGTTATGAAGACTTGCAGTTCACGTAGAGTTCAGACACAGTATCAAGTATCATTTGGCAGTATGCAAGGTTATGTGCATAGATTAATATGTaagtatgttttatatatttgtgcCTTCGTTGTAAATGTAAGATTAGTGAGTGTTCAGTGTTAATATGTGTAGTTGGTTCATTAGCTGCTTTTTCTCATATTTGGAacatattgttttcattttagctGGTCattgtaacatacagtatgctgcagtaaacaccatgacacTAACGGTAACTTActcattattttctcttaataCAGCGGAAGGTTTGGCCTGAGGGCAGCCGCAGACGAAAGATTGGTTCATGTAATGGTGGACTGTGAATATCCACAACAAATTTAATTAGCACACTTGTGTACAAAGCTGAAAATTCACCTGATGGTGACACTACAAGAAGGTCACAGAGTGTCCAAAATGTTCATCTTGGATGTCGTGAATGTGCTCAGTACGCATGTGTTGCATAGAACGACACTAAAATGATTAGGAGTCATCTTCTGGTGGCCAAGAATGTCAAACTTTATGATAATCTGGCTGATAGTTAGTAAAACATCTGGACCAGAGTGTTGGACCACTGATTGCTATTAATGTCCTTGCAGAGCAAAAATCACttttgttcaaacaggtgaaacTATATTTTATACATCAAACCATACAATTATCTGTCTGTTCCCACTTTATAGAGGTTGAACAGTTTTATGCGAAGTCATTTGAGATAATTTCAGGCTCTGTGAGAAATTATTCCCGATGAATGAACTTAATATTCGAGAGCGACAATAGAGTTTCTGTCCTTCATGTTTCAGAGCCTGAGAGACTCCATCCACCTGTCAGTGAATATTAATGATGATAACAGCTTGTAAAGGAAAATAACAGGACAAACATGATCGACATCACAAAGTACAGTCTGCCTCTGGGTCCATGTTGACTTCCACACATGGCTAAGCAAAAACAGACTAAGTCATCATTTTGTTGTCGTCTCCTCTGCATTAGCCTATTGATGGTTGctgacaggtgagagagaggaaggctGGATGAGAGATAAACACAGTGATGTTGttgtatgatgatgatgctgcCCGGGAGTCACGTAAAATATTAATAGAGGAAACTGAAAGGAATCATTTCAATCAGTAAATGTTCAGCGGTGACGGACTATTGGTTGAATGCAATAGTTGACTAactccatttcagtgttattttggTTGTACTTGTGAAATGACTTTACAGTGTCAGTTGTCTGTGTGGCACAAATGATTGTACTACGTAAAACGATTGTGCATGTACGGAGGTCCTCATCCAGATCTGAACCGGGGACATTGTGTTGCATGGTTGGTGGTATAACTCCTGTGGCCAGTGGTTCAAAACCCTTTCAGCTTGTGGACCCTTAAAATTAAAGTGTCTCCTTGTGATCTACATGATAAGAAGCAGATCTTTTCTTCTGACTTCTctatttgaaggatttttagaGCCTTAAACCATTAAAGTACAGCATGTGTTTAAAGAAAAGTGATTGTAGTGAAGTGTAATTTTGtgtaacagaaatattttattctttattatcCCTTTAAACATCCGAGGACCCCTCTGACcctcaggttgggaaccactgctttaacCCAGCAGGGCTCACCAGgttataaatctttaaaatgacattatacCGTCCCCTTCATTGAAAATTCATAATCTATATATATGCAAATACTTCTCATTTCAAACGTTTAACTGTCTCCTACGTCACTCTTAAGTCTCAGCAGTGGAGAGAACTGAGAACTGCgtcacatcacacttgttttaAGGTGATttaaggtgaacacagagaaactttcctccgtCAGCAGAtgagtgtgaaaacaaactctgcacataaatcattctgcacagagaagaagaacaacatcCATGTGAAGGaccaagaagaaaaacacatttctgaatgCAGGATGACTGTAAAGCTtaaatcccctccagacatgtttttaagatgtatataaaacactCTACTTTGCATAATGATAATCATAATCTAGTTTTTTCACATATAAGTGaaattatctcattaaaatcctgAAAATGACATCTAATGTTCTTCATTTCATAAGTTGAACTGCTCCTTCTTCATTGacaaaagtccattctcagtgtttgtgcactggaggcttcaataGTTGCATACTGATGGGTTCCagactggttgtgatgtcactaatCATGTTTATACGCCCACATCTTTacctcagatttaaggtgaacacacagaaactttcctcctccagcagatgattgtgaaaacaaactctgcacatacatcattctgcacagagaagctcaaacatccaactgaaataacaaaagcaaaacGCATTTTTGACTGCAGGGGGACTTTTGTGAGttttttctgcatattttttcattagaGGCTTCTTTAAAAGATTATATATTGTTGTCATATTTTCCGTTTTAGGTCAATCTAACTCTTAATTTAGCTCCTTTCATGCACATGAATCAAACCCATCAAGCCTGAAGCTGCTGCGCTGCCAGTGAATGGGAGGCTCGGAGTGTTTTGGCGCAGAGTCACACTGTTATTGTCAATGGAGCTGCGTGGCGGTGTGACGTCACAgatcgctctctctctctcacacacacacatacgtcaCTGTTGAAATGGTGCTATTGACTGAGCTCCTTCTGATCAtcattaaacaacaacaacaacaacaacaataaaacatgcgCGTTATATAACTCATTCCAGGCGCACCGGCCTGTGTGGcgcctgcattttttttttttgaaaagaagACGCCGTCACTCCGCtgctttacaaaacaaaacatgatccACAGTTTATTCTTATTATCATGAGTCATACACAGACATTCATCTTCAACAAAATAGTTCAAGTTCAGAAAGACAGATTTTGGATTTGCCCAAACGAAGAATCACTATAATATTCCCATAATATTGCTGTTGAGACTTTGTAGTGTATGTGGTTCTCAGGTGAGTTTATTGTGTATTATGGGTTATTTATTAGCTCCTATTATCACATCACAACAATAATCCTGTGAGTTTCCTACAGACATAAAGTGGCTCTGAATATTTACAGCAATCTTATGGTTCTTTACGGTATTTCCATCTCCTGACCTGTTATGTTTAATAtactaaaatatatattcatatcaTAGAACTACTATAGTTCTTTTTCGTAAGGGTGAGGCAGTCACCACCTGCTCCTCAGCGTTATCATAAAAAtatgacagtaattacaaaGGAATCGagtgacagtttgttttttttgtttttttgcgcATCTCAATGCTACATTCAGATCCGACGAGGCTCATAAGCACTTCAGCAGGAAAAAGTTGCAGAAAGCTCCCCGGGGACAGTCGCACATCTTCCCGATCCGAGCGCCTTTCCTCACCGCGCACTGCTCCCCGACATCACActgagagacagaagcaacaagACAAGAAGCTCGATTCATTCCTACCCGCTGCGACATGCATCAatacaaaaatcaatcaatacagTAGAGTGTTTGAAATGTGGTGAGGTACCGTTGGGACTTGGCCAAATTTCTTTTCCCACATAGGCAGTCGTTTAGCCTGCAGCTTTTCAAGAACTTCTTGGAGAGCTCCGAGCTGACAGagaacagataaaaataaagcaaaagtgCTTCATGACTGTGTTTTCAGTAAAGAACAGAAAATATCCAGAACTGTGCCATGTGCGTAATTAACGAAAGCGCAACAAAAAGATCACAGCCtgcacataaaataacacatctgTCTGTTGATATTAACAATTTAATCATTTGAGTGGAGGTGAATCACCTTTGTATTTGCagaatatttatataaaactgttatattttgtttaaaatgacacaaatagaTGAGATAAAGTGACAAATACAGCAGGCAGAAGTTATAGAAGTACAagagaaaatcattaaattaaCGCTTTTCTGAACTGAGTTTGGTCCaaagactggagttcagtagtCACATCTTTAGTCTTTATTTAACACATCACTGAAATTATGATTAGAAGAAAAAATAGTTGACATTTGATctgataaaatgataaaactaaAGAAGCTTTTCTGgcttttgcagaaaaaaatgaaagtcgCTTCGTCTTTTTTGCATCCATGCCGTGCAGGAGGAGTGCAGATGTAAAAATCTTACCAGCTGCTTCTCACTGGTCAGGTTCGGACCTTTCGGGTAAAAGTCCCGCAAGGCTCTGGGACTCAGCTCCTCCTCGGACTCGGTGTCCAACACTTCGGCTCCAGCGGCGCTGGAGAGCAGCATCAGTGCGCAGAGGAGCGCGCCGCTGAGCAGCCTGGAGCTCTGCATGTTCCCGGTGCGCGGCTGCATGTGGCCCTTTTTCAGTCTCAAATAGTCGATCCTCCGCGCCAAACACCTTTTTATCTGACTCCTGCCATCTGTTCGCTCCACCTTATcctttgattttttctttttttgtcatgcgTAACAGCTGCCTTGGGTGAGTCATCCCGTAAAAGTTGCTGGGCAAAATATGCCTCAAAAAagtcaacaacagcagcagcagcagcagcagcactgcaggGGGGGTCGTTCCTGAAAATGGATGGATTGTATGGATGGAGGGTAGATAATGAGGTCATTTCTATTAGGTTTGATAAAGATTAGGACAATTagctgattagattttggtgttTACATCTGTAATTTCTCTCATTACTATCATTTTAGTCGAGCTCTAGGTCCTAAATCTTTATTAGATAACAGCCTCATCAATCAGTATAACTTTAAATCACAGCAATGATATGCTTCAGTCACCCAGCAAGTCTGAGAACATTGCTTTATTTAGTATTCCATGTAGATCAGCAGTCACTTCCAATACTTTTCCATTATTACCTCAGAATGGCTCTGGCAGCCTCTCCAGCATTTAAACACGGTGACTCAGTCAATCCTTTCTGCTGTAAATTGTCAAGAAAATCAAACAGCGCTGGTGTTAAACGCTCCGGCTGTTCTTTCCTCAGTAAAAACCAAAGCAACGATGAACCCCCCACAAGAGTTTGAAGgtcattttaacttttataaCTCATCTTCAGTCTGACGTGCAGGGACTGATGGGCCCAAAGGAGGAATAAAGATGTTTGACATTCTGAAAGGGAAATGATTTGTTCAAGTCATTTCTGTACAAGTCAgcaaagagacattttttttacacatt carries:
- the cart3 gene encoding cocaine- and amphetamine-regulated transcript protein-like, with product MQPRTGNMQSSRLLSGALLCALMLLSSAAGAEVLDTESEEELSPRALRDFYPKGPNLTSEKQLLGALQEVLEKLQAKRLPMWEKKFGQVPTCDVGEQCAVRKGARIGKMCDCPRGAFCNFFLLKCL